The following proteins are encoded in a genomic region of Cydia strobilella chromosome 19, ilCydStro3.1, whole genome shotgun sequence:
- the LOC134750039 gene encoding putative odorant receptor 85e, with the protein MAAKDQISDYTHFMHLLLKLVGCWEWFPNTDSEFKIILNNIYLASVLFVPLNFMITLIVNLYTEWVDMMGSLDKIGDGLPLITSIAIVIYFALYKEELYDLVEFMNENFKFHSARGLTNMTMEGSYKSAKKFAYLYTASPLFSVTMYVAMPMGFHLWTHQPLQNWAYMDAERTPYVLMAFLQQCLAQAFIGLAVGQLGVFFGSNSILLCGQLDLLCCSVRNTRYTGLLQSGVRHKALSRNPGAYAGIVDDERHNYMYSKADLEDSAYHYDKKVTAYFLDQRNEFDIYDSAFDAATEDALRECARVGQVVATYKDKFEAFVSPLLSLRKIELVTVEYLVATALDIGVYCYFGSQISLQASRVSTAAYQSAWHAMGVRARRLVLHILVANKRPVIVRAGRYLPMDLHTFVSIIKTSFSYYTLLDRVNNR; encoded by the exons ATGGCCGCCAAAGATCAAATATCCGATTACACCCATTTCATGCACCTGCTATTAAAATTAGTTGGCTGTTGGGAATGGTTTCCCAACACCGACAGTGAATTTAAGataatattaaacaatatcTACTTGGCTTCAGTTCTCTTTGTGCCTTTAAACTTTATGATAACATTAATCGTGAATTTGTACACGGAATGGGTTGATATGATGGGCAGTTTGGATAAAATAGGTGATGGTCTACCTTTGATAACATCAATTGCCATCGTCATTTACTTTGCTTTATACAAAGAAGAGTTGTATGACTTAGTAGAATTTATGAATGAGAACTTCAAGTTCCATTCGGCGAGAGGCTTGACGAATATGACGATGGAGGGTAGTTATAAGTCTGCAAAGAAGTTCGCGTATCTGTATACGGCTTCTCCGTTGTTTAGTGTGACGATGTATGTCGCTATGCCTATGGGTTTTCACT TGTGGACGCATCAGCCCCTGCAGAACTGGGCGTACATGGACGCTGAACGGACCCCGTACGTGCTAATGGCGTTTCTGCAGCAGTGCCTTGCGCAGGCCTTCATCGGCCTCGCTGTCGGACAGCTAG GAGTATTCTTCGGCTCAAACTCCATCCTGCTCTGTGGTCAGTTGGACCTGCTCTGCTGTAGCGTGCGAAACACACGCTACACTGGCTTACTACAGAGTGGAGTTCGACACAAGGCCCTGTCACGAAATCCTGGAGCCTATGCTGGGATAGTGGACGACGAGCGACACAACTATATGTACAGCAAGGCAGACTTGGAAGATTCGGCGTATCATTATGATAAGAAAGTA ACCGCCTATTTTTTGGATCAGCGGAACGAATTTG ATATCTACGACTCAGCGTTCGACGCCGCGACAGAGGACGCGCTGCGCGAATGCGCGCGCGTCGGTCAAGTGGTCGCCACGTACAAGGACAAGTTCGAAGCCTTCGTGTCGCCGTTATTATCTCTGAGG aaGATTGAATTAGTTACTGTGGAATATCTGGTCGCTACAGCTTTGGATATAGGTGTTTATTGCTACTTTGGCAGTCAAATCAGTTTGCAG GCAAGTCGCGTGTCTACAGCCGCTTACCAGAGCGCGTGGCACGCCATGGGCGTGCGTGCGCGGCGGCTGGTGCTGCACATCCTGGTGGCGAACAAGCGGCCGGTCATCGTGCGCGCCGGCCGGTACCTGCCCATGGATCTGCATACTTTTGTTAGT aTAATCAAAACTTCTTTCTCCTACTACACACTACTAGACAGAGTCAACAATCGCTAG